The Phocoena sinus isolate mPhoSin1 chromosome 12, mPhoSin1.pri, whole genome shotgun sequence genome includes a window with the following:
- the LOC116763448 gene encoding 40S ribosomal protein S25-like, whose protein sequence is MPPKDDKKKKDAGKLAKKDKDPVNKSGGKAKKKKWSKGKVRDKLNNLVLFDKATYDKLCKEVPNYKLITPAVVSERLKIRGSLARAALQELLSKGLIKLVSKHRAQVIYTRNTKGGDAPAAGEDALTGPTSCIF, encoded by the coding sequence ATGCCGCCCAAGGatgacaagaagaagaaagatgccGGAAAGTTGGCCAAGAAAGACAAAGACCCAGTGAACAAATCTGGGGGCAAGGCCaaaaagaagaagtggtccaaAGGCAAAGTTCGGGACAAGCTCAATAACCTAGTCTTGTTTGACAAAGCAACGTATGACAAACTCTGTAAAGAAGTTCCCAACTATAAGCTTATAACTCCAGCTGTCGTCTCTGAGAGACTGAAGATTCGTGGCTCCCTGGCCAGGGCAGCCCTGCAGGAGCTGCTTAGTAAAGGACTTATTAAATTGGTTTCAAAGCACAGAGCTCAAGTAATTTACACCAGAAATACCAAGGGTGGAGATGCTCCAGCTGCTGGTGAAGATGCATTAACAGGTCCCACCAgctgtatattttga